From Vanrija pseudolonga chromosome 1, complete sequence, a single genomic window includes:
- the SPAC29A4.15 gene encoding Serine--tRNA ligase, cytoplasmic, translating into MIDLIHFQTDKGGNPEVVRESQRKRGAPVELVDEVIEIFAQHKAAQYEVENERRAVNALQKEIGAIKKAKGDATELVARKTAHDKKIAELTARAAELVKIRDQKANRIGNIVDPACHVSQTEDDNPIKRVWHPEPNHKGNSEPGLGADDKRTDILPHHEVLYRLEAFDTERGAKINGHRGYFLTNDGVDLNQALINYGLDFLRKHGYKKVQAPFMMRKELMAATAQLEEFDEALYKVSANDGNEDNDRYLIATSEQPISGMYAGENLEPKQLPIRFAGYSTCFRKEAGSHGRDTWGIFRVHQFEKVEQFILCDPESSPAMLDSMIDISRQFYESLGIPYRVVNIVSGALNNAASIKYDLEAWFPFQGEYKELVSCSNCTDYQSRSLDVKLGYKKAGEKTGFVHMLNGTLCATERAICCLVENYQTPEGLNVPKVLQPYMQGREFIPFTAELPTPKTAKAAGKK; encoded by the exons ATGATCGACCTTATCCACT TCCAGACCGACAAGGGAGGCAACCCCGAGGTCGTGCGCGAGAGCcagcgcaagcgcggcgcgcccgtcgagcttgtcgacgaggtgatTGAGATTTTCGCGCAGCACAAGGCTG CCCAGTACGAGGTCGAGaacgagcgccgcgcggtcAACGCGCTGCAGAAGGAGATTGGGGCcatcaagaaggccaagggcgacgccaccgagctcgtcgcccgcaAGACTGCGCACGACAAGAAGATTGCCGAGctcaccgcgcgcgccgccgagctcgtcaagaTCCGCGACCAGAAGGCCAACAGGATAGGCAACATTGTCGACCCCGCGTGCCATGTGTCGCAGACCGAG GACGACAACCCCATCAAGCGTGTCTGGCACCCCGAGCCCAACCACAAGGGCAACTCGGAgcccggcctcggcgccgacgacaagcgcACCGACAtcctcccccaccacgaGGTCCTGTACCGTCTCGAGGCGTTTGACACTGAGCGTG GCGCCAAGATCAACGGCCACCGTGGCTACTTCCTCACCAACGACGGTGTCGACCTCAACCAGGCCCTCATCAACTACGGTCTTGACTTCCTCCGCAAGCACGGCTACAAGAAGGTCCAGGCGCCCTTCATGATGCGCAAGGAGCTCATGGCTGCCACtgcccagctcgaggagtTTGACGAGGCTCTGTACAAG GTCTCGGCCAACGACGGCAACGAGGACAACGACAGGTACCTCATTGCCACCTCGGAGCAGCCCATCTCGGGCATGTACGCTGGCGAGAACCTCGAGCCCAAGCAGCTCCCTATTCG CTTTGCTGGCTACTCGACCTGCTTCAGGAAAGAGGCCGGCTCGCACGGCCGTGACACGTGGGGCATCTTCCGCGTGCACCAGTTCGAGAAGGTCGAGCAG ttCATCCTCTGTGACCCCGAGTCGTCGCCCGCCATGCTTGACTCGATGATCGACATCTCGCGCCAGTTCTACGAGTCTCTCGGCATCCCATACCGTGTCGTCAACATTGTGTCGGGTGCGCTCAACAACGCTGCCTCGATCAAGTACGACCTTGAGGCGTGGTTTCCCTTCCAGGGCGAGTACAAGGAGCTTGTCTCGTGCTCGAACTGCACCGACTACC AGtcccgctcgctcgacgtcaagctCGGCTACAAGAAGGCCGGCGAGAAGACTGGCTTTGTCCACATGCTCAACGGTACCCTCTGCGCCACTGAGCGTGCCATCTGCTGCCTGGTCGAGAACTACCAGACGCCCGAGGGCCTCAACGTCCCCAAGGTCCTCCAGCCTTACATGCAGGGCCGCGAGTTTATCCCCTTCACGGCCGAGCTGCCTACGCCCAAGACGGCCAAGGCCGCTGGCAAGAAGTag
- the CG12264 gene encoding putative cysteine desulfurase, mitochondrial: MNPARLRALATPLRAGLRAPLRAAPLGVRTLVAATTPASASVHEAHVVEEAVSDVPGFKVSSKGGKIEGRPIYLDMQATTPMDPRVLDKMMPLFTEQYGNPHSRTHAYGWEAEEYVEEARENVAKLIGAGAKDIVFTSGATESNNMIIKGIANFHKSKKRHIITTQTEHKCVLDSCRFLSTQGFEITYLPVSQTGLISLDELKAALRPDTSLVSIMAVNNEIGVIQPLAEISKLLKEYAKENGVTKALFHTDAAQAVGKIEIDVEAMGIDALSISGHKIYGPKGVGAAYVRRRPRVRLEPLIHGGGQERGLRSGTVPAPIVAGLGEAARIAYVEREADHAHVSKLSERLINGITSQVEHVVRNGDVSGYPGCVNLSFAYVEGESLLMALKDVALSSGSACTSASLEPSYVLRALGAADDMAHSSLRFGIGRFTTEAEIDMVIDRIVKVVTKLRDMSPLWEMVQEGIDISKIEWSGRTSLTPPQPLNQNIQDMEHPPPLFGPNNKSSIATSTLLLLSITPHTMLEDLWALIQAWGRPLGIVAIFFGPRILGAAVSYLRGGQSHAHSHGPRPPPTPPLSRTAKTILVLQLLFAASVLLSPPYDVFSTHGLSLSCTKEALRAAVLSDAGLDPNTPVPEDISTSPSPLAETMLARLASPDARASYSRWGHTAFLNCAWCRDDTDYALASAPGILAPYLAEMVLVGLLGLTYVTGAGARLRADKFGAMAGWGVVLLAGLEYGVRWSWDVTPPRDKSDSITLSSMVNIARPFALLAITAAYLLLPARMSQKEATQLATLSALDTALNASRLTSLAHGAVARSPALARHAFERGLGRARAEEVAKKDADVIAAARAAGLFAGNDHVAEAREGARGWIAGEWRKLVKTEE, from the exons ATGaaccccgcccgcctgcgcgccctcgccaccccgcTCCGCGCCGGCCTGCGCGCCCCCctgcgcgcagcgccgctcggcgtgcgtaccctcgtcgcggcgaccacgcccgccagcgcgagcgtgcaCGAGgcccatgtcgtcgaggaggccgtctCTG ACGTCCCCGGCTTCAAGGTCTCGTCGAAGGGCGGCAAGATCGAGGGCCGGCCAATCTACCTCGACATGCAGGCCACCACCCCCATGGACCcccgcgtgctcgacaagaTGATGCCCCTCTTCACTGAGCAGTACGGTAACCCCCACTCGCGGACACATGCGTACGGctgggaggccgaggagtatgtcgaggaggcgcgcgagaACGTTGCCAAGTTGattggcgctggcgccaaGGACATTGTCTTCACCTCTGGTGCGACAGAGTCCAACAACATGATCATCAAGGGCATTGCCAACTTTCACAAGAGCAAGAAGAGGCACATTATCACTACGCAGACG GAGCACAAGTGCGTTCTCGACTCGTGCCGTTTCCTCTCGACCCAGGGCTTTGAGATCACCTACCTCCCCGTCTCGCAGACTGGCCTGATttcgctcgacgagctcaaggcggcgctCCGCCCCGACACGTCGCTCGTGTCCATCATGGCTGTCAACAACGAGATTGGTGTCATCCAGCCCCTTGCCGAGATCTccaagctcctcaaggagTACGCCAAGGAGAACGGCGTCACAAAGGCCCTGTtccacaccgacgccgcgcaggctGTGGGCAAGATTGAaatcgacgtcgaggccatggGCATTGACGCGCTGTCCATTTCCGGACACAAGATCTACGGCCCCAAGGGCGTCGGTGCGGCTTACGTCCGCCGAAGGCCCCGTGTGCGTCTCGAGCCCCTCATCCACGGTGGTGGCCAGGAGCGTGGTCTCCGTTCCGGCACTGTCCCTGCCCCCATTGTGGCTGgtctcggcgaggcggcgcgcatTGCGTACGTCGAGCGGGAAGCGGACCACGCGCACGTGTCCAAGCTGTCCGAGCGCCTGATCAACGGCATCACGTCCCAGGTTGAGCACGTTGTGCGCAACGGCGACGTCTCTGGCTACCCCGGATGTGTCAACCTGTCGTTTGCGtacgtcgagggcgagtcgCTCCTCatggcgctcaaggacgttGCGCTGTCGTCAGGATCGGCAtgcacgtcggcctcgctcgaGCCGTCGTACGTCCtccgtgcgctcggcgccgccgacgacatggcgcACTCGTCGCTGCGTTTCGGTATCGGCCGTTTcacgaccgaggccgagattgACATGGTCATTGACCGCATCGTCAAGGTGGTCACCAAGCTGCGCGACATGAGCCCGCTGTGGGAGATGGTCCAGGAGGGTATCGACATTAGCAAGATTGAGTGGAGCGG CCGAACATCACTGACCCCACCACAGCCACTAAACCAAAACATCCAAGATATGGAGCA CCCGCCTCCACTCTTTGGGCCGAACAACAAGTCGTCCATCGCCACGTCCACATTGTTATTGTTGTCCatcacaccacacaccatgCTCGAGGACCTCTGGGCACTGATACAGGCATGGGGCCGACCACTGGGCATCGTGGCCATCTTCTTCGGCCCGCGCATCCTCGGTGCCGCCGTGTCGTACCTTCGCGGCGGGCAGTCCCACGCCCACAGCCAcgggccgcggccgccgccaaccccgccgctgAGCCGCACCGCGAAGACAATCCTGGTCCTGCAGCTGCTCTTTGCCGCCAGCGTGCTCCTCTCGCCGCCGTACGACGTGTTCTCGACACACGGCCTCTCGCTCTCGTGCACCAAggaggcgctgcgcgccgccgtcctctcCGACGCTGGGCTCGATCCCAACACCCCCGTGCCGGAGGACATatccacctcgccctcgccgctaGCCGAGACGatgctcgcgcgcctcgcgtcCCCGGACGCCCGCGCATCCTACTCGCGCTGGGGCCACACGGCGTTCCTCAACTGCGCGTGGTgccgcgacgacacggactacgcgctcgcctcggcgccgggcatCCTCGCGCCGTACCTCGCTGAAAtggtgctcgtcggcctgctcggcctgaCGTACGTcacgggcgccggcgcgcgcctccgCGCAGACAAATTCGGTGCCATGGCAGGCTGGggcgtcgtgctcctcgctgGGCTCGAGTATGGCGTCAGATGGTCGTGGGacgtgacgccgccgcgggaCAAGAGCGACTCGATCACT CTCTCGTCCATGGTCAACATCGCCCGCCCGTTCGCCCTGCTCGCCATCACCGCGGCgtacctgctgctgccggcacGCATGAGCCAGAAGGAGGCGACGCAGCTCGCGACGCTGTCCGCGCTGGACACGGCGCTCAACGCGTCGCGCCTGACGAGCCTCGCACACGGTGCcgtggcgcgctcgcccgcacTCGCACGGCACGCGTTCGAGCGCGGGCtcggccgtgcgcgcgcagaggAGGTGGCgaagaaggacgccgacgtgatcgctgctgcgcgcgccgctggcttGTTTGCGGGTAACGACCATgttgccgaggcgcgcgagggcgcaCGAGGTTGGATCGCGGGCGAGTggcgcaagctcgtcaagaCTGAGGAGTAg
- the ppp6c gene encoding Serine/threonine-protein phosphatase 6 catalytic subunit: MVVDSDHLILPAPPGESDPDRWIERLRKNKHLPERQMKQLCSRVTDILLEESNVHLVQSPVTVCGDIHGQFWDVLEIFRQGGDPPDTSYIFMGDFVDRGYYSLETLSLLLAMKARYPDRITLLRGNHESRQITQVYGFYDECMQKYGNPSVWRACCNVFDNLNLAAIIDSSILCVHGGLSPDIRTLDQVRTISRAQEAPHEGPFCDLMWSDPDDVETWAVSPRGAGWLFGAKVTAEFNHVNSLDLIARAHQLVQEGYKHMFDNQLVTVWSAPNYCYRCGNSASIMQVEDGGKTNFKVYEAAIENESDQRNPAMRRGGAPSYFV, encoded by the exons atggTAGTCGACTCGGACCACCTCAtcctgcctgcgccgcctggcgAGTCGGACCCGGACCGCTGGATCGAGAGG CTACGGAAAAACAAGCACCTCCCCGAGCGGCAGATGAAGCAGCTGTGCTCGCGGGTCACCGACATCCTGCTCGAAGAGTCCAACGTCCACCTCGTGCAGAGCCCCGTCACGGTCTGCGGCGACATCCACGGGCAGTTCTGGGACGTGCTCGAGATTTTCCGGCAGGGCGGCGACCCGCCCGACACGAGCTACATCTTCATG GGCGACTTTGTCGACAGAGGATATTACTCGCTCGAGACGCTTAGTCTGTTGCTGGCGATGAAGGCGCG ctACCCCGACCGCATTACCCTCCTTCGTGGTAACCACGAAAGCCGGCAGATCACACAGGTGTACGGCTTCTACGACGAGTGCATGCAGAAGTACGGCAACCCGAGTGTGTGGAGGGCATGCTGCAACGTCTTTGACAATCTCAACCTTGCGGCG ATCATCGACTCGTCCATCCTCTGCGTCCACGGCGGCCTGTCGCCCGACATCCGCACCCTCGACCAGGTGCGCACAATATCGCGCGCGCAAGAGGCGCCGCACGAGGGCCCGTTCTGCGACCTGATGTGGTCGGACCcggacgacgtcgagacgtGGGCCGTCAGCCCGCGCGGTGCGGGTTGGTTATTCGGCGCAAAAGTCACGGCAGAGTTCAACCACGTCAATTCGCTCGACCTgattgcgcgcgcgcaccagctCGTCCAGGAGGGATACAAGCACATGTTTGACAACCAGCTCGTGACGGTCTGGTCGGCGCCAAACTACTGTTACCGGTGCGGCAACTCTGCGTCCATCATgcaggtcgaggacggcggaAAGACAAACTTCAAGGTCTACGAGGCGGCCATTGAGAACGAGAGCGACCAGCGAAACCCCGCCATGCGGagaggcggcgcgccgtcctATTTTGTCTGA
- the mis3 gene encoding KRR1 small subunit processome component, which produces MSADPSSSKKSKKDKKRAAAEAEAEGDGADAVVNKNKRHRKDKPWDTDDIDHWKVDAFTKPEDKDHKPFLEESSFALLFPKYREPYLRSVWGAVTKSLDNLGLACELDLVQGRMTVRTTRKTWDPYVVLKGRDLLKLLARGVAAPQALKVLQDDVACDVIKISGLVRNKERFVKRRQRIVGPNGSTLKAIELLTDCYVLVQGNTVSAMGSFKGLKEVRRIIIDCMNNIHPIYRIKELMIRRELAKDPKLAGESWDRFLPKFQKKHLKTSEKTARKNAALSKGDNADANSTPLGQPAADGAAAPAAAAPKPTAPKKKVYTPFPPAPVQSKLDKQLETGEYFLKPKEKEAAAKREREERHAVAAETRRAKREEAFVAPAETAAPKVEERRKKRKLDAGAA; this is translated from the exons atgaGCGCcgacccgtcgtcgtccaaaAAGtccaagaaggacaagaagagggccgccgccgaggccgaggccgagggcgatggcgccgacgccgtcgtcaacaAGAACAAGCGGCACAGGAAGGACAAGC cctGGGACACGGACGACATTGACCACTGGAAGGTCGACGCGTTCACCAAgcccgaggacaaggaccaCAAGCCGTTCCTCGAGGAGTCGTCGTTCGCGCTCCTGTTCCCCAAGTACCGCGAGCCGTACCTCCGCTCCGTGTGGGGCGCCGTGACCAAGtcgctcgacaacctcggcctggcatgcgagctcgacctggtGCAGGGCCGCATGACGGTGCGCACGACGCGCAAGACGTGGGACCCGTATGTTGTGCTTAAGGGCCGCGACCTGctcaagctgctcgcgcgaggcgtcgccgccccgcagGCGCTCAAGGTGCTCCAGGACGATGTGGCGTGCGATGTCATCAAGATCTCGGGCCTCGTGCGCAACAAGGAGCGCTTTGTcaagcgccgccagcgtaTCGTCGGCCCGAACGGCTCGACCCTCAAGGCCATCGAGCTGCTCACCGACTGCTACGTGCTCGTGCAGGGCAACACCGTGTCGGCAATGGGCAGCTTCAAGGGCCTCAAGGAGGTGCGCAGGATCATCATCGACTGTATGAACAACATCCACCCCATCTACCGCATCAAGGAGCTCATGatccgccgcgagctcgccaaggatCCCAAGCTGGCCGGCGAGAGCTGGGACCGTTTCCTGCCCA AGTTCCAGAAGAAGCACCTCAAGACGTCggagaagacggcgaggaagaaCGCCGCCCTCAGCAAGGGCGACAATGCCGATGCCaactcgacgccgctgggccagccagcggccgacggtgcggcggctcccgctgccgccgcgcccaagcccactgctcccaagaagaaggtcTACACTCCCTTCCCTCCCGCGCCGGTGCAGAgcaagctcgacaagcagctcgagacgGGAGAGTACTTCCTCAAgcccaaggagaaggaggctgccgccaagcgcgagcgcgaggaacgccacgccgtcgccgccgagacgcgccgcgccaagcgcgaggaggcctttgtcgcgcccgccgagacggccgcgcccaaggtcgaggagcggaggaagaagcgcaagctgGACGCGGGGGCTGCTTGA
- the cdc10 gene encoding Start control protein cdc10, with translation MQQQGGYPGGPAPGPPPGAGHARQMSGHGVPMPPHQPHHQRSGSQHSVHSVHSQHSQHGGPPPGHHMPPGPPPPHSRTHTPQHSQHNVFQAVMGARPGQVPQEDVGGPGQVKVYASAYSQIPVFEAMIRNISVMRRMSDSWVNATQILKVAGISKSVRTKILEKQVQTQMHEKVQGGYGKYQGTWIPLERGRILAEQYGVLQYVAPIFDFVPPPTGPPALPMRGGSSTPTAKTPGAGGGAGIVPGSAGSATGRMISPYAHTGNVPPPPPPQFVQQPMPPHGGYDQHGQPQMLYPPPGQHPQQPQGGHMFYAPGQPQPPQHMQHGPPPPHHMGGGPPPMPPQGPPPQHHGGHQRHPSHPGMPPMGYTPEHQPRRLEPAPPLDIGPMPIPSGVPQGLGPAATINGHGGGGGGAGPGRHPVPGLPPPQSDVYIDSYGQPHGISGSAPGGSSFASDVAAPPAKRHRVDGQPTIPEEEPQESGPGETEEDDDEDVRDKPPLPASFRLSSKPFKPRLSTASHRRRQQLLSLFQGDGQEVDVRAAFELAPGERPDWDVDMVIDEQGHTALHWACALARMGVIAQLIELGADIHRGNYSGETPLIRSVLTTNHAEAGTFSQLLDQLLGPSIRTLDHAYCSVIHHIALSAGLKGRAAYARGYMAAVLEWVAKEQTKERSLAAAAAATPSATSGEPSPADTAAPKTENGTSSGTAPAPNTISLKRLVDLQDVRGDTALNTAARMGSKPLVNLLLDAGGDKTKANKLGLRPVDFGVEVEALAVSTNEATLGGLKNDVKRPERRSADVLKNISALFEDVNRTFDEEMEKHIESLNGVEKSVRVATRTLAERRQQVETARTRLGTLEQQAERVDNGRRALEKPVGEWTGRTPLRTEASLPPAFEMLPPSLPGISDSNDAPSDAHVSDPALPASGDPGALVKLRRLAAWEDRVAKLLEERASDLEGDSADRAVKYRKVIAVCAKVSVDQVDDMLDGLMTAVESDGPAIDLTRIAGVVQRLRDAPTVA, from the exons ATGCAGCAGCAAGGCGGATACCCAGGTGGGCCAGCACCTGGCCCGCCTCCGGGGGCCGGCCATGCCCGCCAGATGAGCGGACACGGAGTGCCCATGCCTCCTCACCAGCCACACCATCAACGGAGCGGGTCGCAGCACTCGGTCCACTCGGTGCACTCGCAACACTCCCAGCACGGCGGCCCACCCCCAGGGCATCACATGCCGCCcggcccaccaccgccccacTCGCGCACCCACACCCCGCAGCACAGCCAGCACAATGTGTTCCAGGCGGTCATGGGCGCGCGGCCCGGCCAGGTGCCGCaggaggacgtcggcggACCAGGCCAGGTCAAGGTCTACGCGAGCGCGTACTCGCAGATCCCAGTGTTCGAGGCCATGATCCGCAACATCTCAGTCATGCGCCGCATGTCCGACTCGTGGGTCAACGCGACGCAGATCCTCAAGGTCGCCGGCATCAGCAAGAGCGTGCGCACCAAGATTCTCGAAAAACAAGTGCAGACCCAGATGCACGAAAAGGTTCAGGGCGGCT ATGGCAAGTACCAGGGTACGTGGATTCCCCTGGAACGTGGacgcatcctcgccgagcagtACGGCGTACTCCAGTATGTCGCGCCAATCTTCGACTTTGTGCCCCCGCCCACTGGGCCGCCCGCGCTGCCTATGCGCGGTgggagctcgacgccgacggccaagACGCctggtgcgggcggcggagcgGGTATCGTGCCCGGGTCGGCTGGCAGCGCGACTGGCCGCATGATCTCGCCGTACGCGCACACTGGCAATGtcccaccacctcccccgccaCAGTTTGTCCAGCAGCCGATGCCCCCTCACGGAGGCTACGACCAGCATGGGCAGCCGCAGATGCTCTACCCTCCCCCAGGGCAGcacccgcagcagccgcagggCGGGCACATGTTCTATGCCCCGGGGCAACCCCAGCCTCCTCAGCACATGCAACATggccccccacccccgcaccACATGGGCGGAGGCCCGCCCCCCATGCCGCCCCAaggccctcctcctcagcacCATGGCGGCCACCAGAGGCATCCGTCGCATCCTGGCATGCCGCCCATGGGCTACACGCCGGAGCAccagcctcgtcgtctggAGCCTGCACCGCCGCTTGACATTGGGCCCATGCCGATCCCAAGTGGGGTTCCCCAGGGCCTTGGTCCTGCCGCCACGATCAACggtcacggcggcggcggcggcggcgctggccctGGTCGTCACCCAGTGCCCGGCCTTCCGCCGCCACAAAGCGATGTGTACATCGACTCGTATGGCCAGCCCCATGGTATCTCTGGCTCGGCACCGGGCGGCTCGTCCTTTGCCTCAGATGTCGCCGCGCCACCGGCCAAGCGTCATCGCGTCGACGGTCAGCCGACAATCCCAGAGGAAGAGCCGCAGGAGAGCGGGCCTGGCGAGAcggaagaggacgacgatgaggatgTTCGCGACAAGCCCCCTCTCCCAGCGTCATTCCGTCTCTCCAGCAAGCCGTTCAAGCCTCGGCTCAGCACGGCTAGTCACCGTCGCAGGCAGCAGCTTCTGTCCCTGTTTCAGGGCGATGGCCAGGAGGTCGACGTCCGTGCGGCCTTTGAGCTCGCGCCTGGTGAGCGTCCCGATTGGGACGTCGACATGGTCATCGACGAGCAGGGCCACACGGCGCTGCACTGGGCCTGTGCCCTGGCTAGGATGGGTGTGATCGCACAGTTGATCGAGCTGGGAGCCGACATTCACCGCGGCAACTACTCTGGCGAGACGCCATTGATCCGCTCGGTCCTGACGACCAACCATGCCGAAGCAGGTACCTTCTcccagctgctcgaccagCTCCTGGGACCGTCGATTCGTACCCTCGACCACGCGTACTGCTCTGTGATTCACCACATTGCGCTGTCAGCTGGTCTCAAGGGTCGTGCCGCGTACGCGCGAGGCTACATGGCTGCGGTGCTCGAGTGGGTCGCCAAGGAGCAGACCAAGGAGCGCagcctggctgctgctgccgcggccACCCCGAGCGCCACGTCCGGTGAACCGAGCCCCGCGGACACGGCCGCGCCAAAGACAGAGAACGGCACAAGCAGCGGCACCGCCCCTGCCCCCAACACGATCTCTctcaagcgcctcgtcgatTTGCAGGACGTGCGTGGTGACACGGCGCTCAACACTGCCGCGCGCATGGGCTCCAAGCCTCTTGTCAACCTCTTGCTCGACGCTGGTGGcgacaagaccaaggccaACAAGCTCGGTCTCCGTCCTGTTGACTttggtgtcgaggtcgaggccctGGCCGTGTCAACCAACGAAGCGACACTTGGAGGGCTCAAGAACGACGTCAAGCGACCAGAGAGGCGAAGCGCGGACGTCCTGAAGA ACATCTCGGCCCTGTTCGAAGACGTCAACAGAACAttcgacgaggagatggagaAGCACATCGAGTCGCTCAATGGCGTCGAGAAGTCTGTGCGCGTTGCGACTCGGACGTTGGCAGAGCGAAGACAACAGGTCGAGACTGCTCGGACCCGTCTGGGCACACTTGAGCAACAAGCAGAGCGAGTCGACAATGGTCGACGCGCACTCGAGAAGCCCGTGGGCGAGTGGACTGGCCGGACACCATTGCGGACCGAAGCGTCATTGCCGCCTGCCTTTGAAATGTTGCCTCCCTCTCTGCCTGGTATCTCGGACAGCAATGACGCACCATCCGACGCACACGTTAGCGATCCGGCACTGCCTGCGTCCGGTGATCCCGGGGCGCTTGTCAAGCTGCGGCGATTGGCTGCGTGGGAGGACCGCGtggccaagctcctcgaggaaCGGGCCTCGGACCTTGAGGGTGACAGCGCGGACCGAGCTGTCAAGTACCGCAAGGTTATCGCGGTATGCGCCAAGGTGTCGGTGGACCAAGTCGATGAC ATGCTGGATGGTCTCATGACAGCGGTCGAGAGCGACGGCCCGGCCATTGACCTGACACGCATAGCCGGCGTTGTGCAGCGTTTGCGGGATGCGCCGACGGTGGCCtag
- the HSP12 gene encoding heat shock protein has product MARVVAGCCGPQEGYIRRGVVRLLSSQHQHSLLFSTTTPTTQQQIANMADAGRQSLTDKAAAAVKPDSQKTYLEQASDAVASAVDSVASAVQPQQEKSLAQKAGDAVSGNNTNRDV; this is encoded by the exons ATGGCACGAGTCGTGGCGGGTTGCTGTGGCCCCCAAGAAGGATATATAAGGCGGGGTGTGGTCCGCCTCTTGTCTTCACAACATCAACACTCTCTCCTCTTTTCTActaccacccccaccacacaACAACAAATAGCAAACATGGCCGACGCCGGACGCCAGTCTCTCACCGACAAG GCCGCAGCTGCCGTCAAGCCCGACTCGCAGAAGACGtacctcgagcaggcgagcgacgccgtcgcctccgccGTCGACTCGGTCGCCTCTGCCGTTCAGCCCCAGCAGGAGAAGTCGCTTGCCCAGAAGGCCGGTGACGCCG TCTCGGGCAACAACACCAACCGCGACGTCTAA